Proteins co-encoded in one Pyxidicoccus xibeiensis genomic window:
- a CDS encoding aminopeptidase P family protein: protein MLPDPSERAALARRREHLARALGSTPAVLASSRPRPRNYAADQFPFRASSHFLYLFGLAAPDGMGFYDGQGWTLYLPEPGPDDALWDGAVPGFAEIAERTGCTVRARAQLPAALKGRAVATLPTPDLETCMEVAGLLGREVRPGKLLPLDEPLAEAMVALRLRHDDAAVAQLRKAAEVTAPAHLAGMRATRPGLLEAVVRSAMEAEFLSRDVRPAYCPIVTVHGEVLHNLKYHHALREGDLLLADVGGESPGGFACDVTRTWPVSGRFSTTQRELYEVVLRMQKASISAVRPGVRYRDVHLTAHREMARGLVALGILRGDVEELVVDGVTALLFPHGIGHLMGLDVHDMEDLGDRAGYAPGRTRSQEFGHRYLRLDRDLEPGMAVTIEPGFYQVPGILGDARLTARAGDRLNREVLARYSDVRGIRIEDDVLVTATGHEVLTAAIPKEASDVEAVMARA from the coding sequence ATGCTTCCCGACCCTTCCGAGCGCGCCGCCCTCGCGCGGCGGCGTGAGCACCTGGCGCGCGCCCTGGGCTCGACTCCGGCCGTGCTCGCGTCCAGCCGCCCGCGCCCGCGCAACTACGCCGCGGACCAGTTCCCCTTCCGCGCGTCCAGCCACTTCCTCTACCTCTTCGGACTGGCGGCGCCGGACGGCATGGGCTTCTACGACGGCCAGGGCTGGACGCTGTACCTGCCCGAGCCCGGCCCCGACGACGCGCTGTGGGACGGCGCGGTGCCCGGCTTCGCGGAAATCGCGGAGCGCACGGGCTGCACGGTGCGCGCGCGCGCGCAGCTGCCCGCGGCGCTGAAGGGGCGCGCCGTGGCGACGCTGCCCACGCCGGACCTGGAGACGTGCATGGAGGTGGCGGGGCTGCTCGGCCGCGAGGTGCGGCCCGGGAAGCTGCTGCCGCTGGACGAGCCGCTGGCGGAGGCGATGGTGGCGCTGCGCCTGCGCCATGACGACGCGGCGGTGGCGCAGCTGCGCAAGGCCGCGGAAGTGACGGCGCCGGCTCACCTGGCGGGCATGCGCGCGACGCGGCCGGGGCTGCTGGAGGCGGTGGTGCGCTCGGCGATGGAGGCGGAGTTCCTGTCGCGGGACGTGCGCCCGGCGTACTGCCCCATCGTCACGGTGCACGGCGAGGTGCTGCACAACCTCAAGTACCACCACGCGCTGCGCGAGGGAGACCTGCTGCTGGCGGACGTGGGCGGCGAGAGCCCGGGCGGCTTTGCGTGTGACGTGACGCGCACGTGGCCGGTGAGCGGGCGCTTCAGCACGACGCAGCGCGAGCTGTACGAGGTGGTGCTGCGCATGCAGAAGGCGAGCATCTCCGCGGTGCGGCCGGGCGTGCGCTACCGCGACGTGCACCTCACCGCGCACCGGGAGATGGCGCGCGGGCTGGTGGCGCTGGGCATCCTCCGGGGCGACGTGGAGGAGCTGGTGGTGGACGGCGTCACCGCGCTGCTGTTCCCCCACGGCATCGGCCACCTGATGGGGCTGGACGTGCACGACATGGAGGACCTGGGAGACAGGGCCGGCTACGCGCCGGGCCGCACGCGCTCCCAGGAGTTCGGCCACCGGTACCTGCGGCTGGACCGGGACTTGGAGCCCGGCATGGCGGTGACGATTGAGCCGGGCTTCTACCAGGTGCCCGGCATCCTGGGGGACGCGCGGCTCACCGCGCGGGCCGGGGACCGGCTGAACCGCGAGGTGCTGGCGCGCTACTCGGACGTGCGGGGCATCCGCATCGAGGACGACGTGCTCGTCACGGCGACGGGCCACGAGGTGCTCACGGCCGCCATCCCGAAGGAAGCCTCGGACGTCGAGGCCGTGATGGCGCGCGCGTAG
- a CDS encoding carboxypeptidase-like regulatory domain-containing protein codes for MTFFQGERRWMLPARSSDWLIVPAIHDEARQSQRNRVPDVFVTTSLDAWLATPAARTLHAMYQALGGGPSLGLSRLERGRYEQRLKQRLAEAFTRGELVAFEVERPTLVAPPWPDTLIPLPDERPIEEPTWLAITLKDEQGQPVPHARYVVTLPDGSTREGVLSKNGYARVDGVNPGKCQVSFPDVDSQCWS; via the coding sequence ATGACGTTCTTTCAGGGGGAGCGCCGGTGGATGCTGCCGGCGCGGTCCTCGGATTGGCTCATTGTCCCGGCCATCCATGACGAGGCGCGCCAATCCCAGCGCAACCGCGTGCCCGACGTCTTCGTCACCACGTCGCTGGACGCCTGGCTGGCGACACCCGCCGCGCGCACGCTCCACGCCATGTACCAGGCACTCGGCGGAGGCCCGTCGCTGGGACTGTCCCGCCTGGAGCGCGGCCGCTACGAGCAGCGCCTCAAGCAGCGGCTCGCCGAGGCCTTCACCCGCGGCGAGCTGGTGGCCTTCGAAGTCGAGCGCCCCACGCTCGTCGCCCCGCCGTGGCCGGACACCCTCATCCCGCTGCCAGATGAGCGGCCCATCGAGGAGCCCACCTGGCTGGCAATCACTCTCAAGGATGAACAGGGCCAGCCCGTGCCCCATGCGCGCTACGTGGTGACCCTGCCCGACGGCAGCACGCGTGAGGGCGTCCTCAGCAAGAACGGCTACGCGCGCGTGGACGGAGTGAATCCCGGCAAGTGCCAGGTCTCCTTCCCCGACGTGGACAGCCAGTGCTGGAGCTGA
- a CDS encoding response regulator, with protein sequence METSWTFGRCLLLVEDDPSNRMTLAALLEDAGFAVVTAGSYSEAANLLTRPRAYDAVLLDQSLGDGFGTGLIPLVRHHMPRTKVVFVTGHDGKIDMPVDAVFHKGGHFDDLLAFLFKLLPQRPLGA encoded by the coding sequence ATGGAGACGAGCTGGACCTTCGGGCGCTGCCTCCTGCTGGTGGAGGACGACCCGTCCAACCGGATGACGCTCGCGGCGCTGCTGGAGGACGCGGGCTTCGCGGTCGTCACGGCCGGCTCCTATTCGGAGGCCGCGAATCTCCTGACGCGCCCCCGCGCCTATGACGCGGTGCTGCTGGACCAGAGCCTGGGGGACGGCTTCGGCACCGGGCTGATTCCGCTGGTGCGCCACCACATGCCGCGCACGAAGGTGGTCTTCGTCACCGGCCACGACGGGAAGATAGACATGCCGGTGGACGCGGTGTTCCACAAGGGCGGCCACTTCGACGACCTGCTGGCCTTCCTCTTCAAGCTGCTGCCCCAGCGCCCGCTGGGCGCCTGA
- a CDS encoding ATP-binding protein, giving the protein MGRGDLQARERAAVADVVSSTLRHDLRNKLASIRNASFYLMRQMKKTETWTTDPRVATFFELIEKELAAAEELLSKRAPQTAAGPRPRCHPHAGVERALSQAGLPDDVQVVRELKDTGEVELDVEDLAVLVSCLVENAVEAMPRGGTLTVRTWDEEEEGGVGLRVEDTGEGLAAEAYSRAFEPFFTTRPGHAGMGLSIVHRMAMRHGWKVELGAGPSAGTFVEVLFTGPDVGAGSRPVGRDLNQGSK; this is encoded by the coding sequence ATGGGGCGCGGAGACCTGCAGGCGCGAGAGCGGGCGGCGGTGGCGGATGTGGTGTCGTCGACGCTGCGGCATGACCTGCGCAACAAGCTCGCGAGCATCCGGAATGCGTCCTTCTACCTGATGCGGCAGATGAAGAAGACGGAGACGTGGACGACGGACCCCCGCGTCGCGACCTTCTTCGAGCTCATCGAGAAGGAGCTGGCCGCCGCGGAGGAGCTGCTGTCCAAGCGCGCGCCGCAGACGGCGGCGGGCCCCCGGCCCCGGTGCCACCCCCATGCGGGCGTGGAGCGGGCGCTGTCCCAGGCGGGCCTGCCCGACGACGTGCAGGTGGTGCGCGAGCTCAAGGACACGGGCGAGGTGGAGCTGGACGTGGAGGACCTGGCGGTGCTGGTGAGCTGCCTGGTGGAGAACGCGGTGGAGGCCATGCCGCGCGGCGGGACGCTCACCGTGCGCACGTGGGATGAAGAAGAAGAAGGTGGCGTGGGGTTGCGGGTGGAGGACACGGGCGAGGGGCTGGCGGCGGAGGCGTACTCGCGGGCCTTCGAGCCCTTCTTCACGACGCGGCCTGGCCACGCCGGAATGGGGTTGAGCATCGTCCACCGGATGGCGATGCGGCACGGCTGGAAGGTGGAGCTGGGTGCGGGCCCCTCGGCGGGCACGTTCGTGGAAGTCCTCTTCACAGGGCCTGATGTGGGGGCCGGCTCGCGGCCGGTGGGCCGCGACCTGAATCAGGGGAGCAAGTGA